In Vanessa cardui chromosome 8, ilVanCard2.1, whole genome shotgun sequence, the following are encoded in one genomic region:
- the LOC124531894 gene encoding prostaglandin reductase 1-like, whose product MVKARKYVVKKYFEGVPKREDFEIVEYDLPPIQNGEVLVKTEWVGVDPYQRAYNRRYPVPYDQFGFQLGVVEDSKDPRYPVGTRIVSHNGWCDYSIINANVQTSNSLLNAVYKAPDLKGLSPSLAVGAVGMPGATAYFGFLELCQPKPGETVVVTGAAGAVGSLVGQIAKIKGCRVIGFAGSDDKVDWLVKDLGFDSAFNYKTADIRKVLKEAAPNGIDCYFDNVGGEISSIIMSQMNHFGRVSVCGSISSYNDDPTNLPTAPIVQMDIVMKQLKIEGFLVPRWLGRWPEAFSELVKWIKSGEIKTKEHITEGFDKIFDAFIGMLAGENTGRAVVKI is encoded by the coding sequence ATGGTGAAGGCACGAAAATACGTTGTAAAGAAGTACTTCGAAGGTGTGCCAAAACGCGAAGATTTTGAAATAGTGGAGTACGATTTGCCCCCTATTCAGAATGGAGAAGTTCTTGTTAAAACAGAGTGGGTAGGAGTAGACCCGTACCAACGAGCCTATAATAGAAGATACCCAGTGCCTTATGATCAATTTGGTTTTCAACTGGGAGTTGTCGAAGACTCTAAGGATCCCCGCTATCCCGTCGGCACTAGAATAGTGTCGCACAACGGATGGTGCGACTACAGCATCATTAACGCGAATGTCCAAACATCTAATTCTCTTCTTAACGCAGTGTACAAAGCACCCGACCTAAAGGGTCTTTCACCTTCCTTGGCAGTTGGAGCTGTGGGTATGCCCGGTGCTACAGCATATTTTGGTTTTCTTGAATTGTGTCAACCCAAGCCTGGCGAGACTGTTGTAGTGACTGGAGCGGCTGGAGCAGTAGGATCGCTCGTAGGACAAATAGCGAAGATTAAAGGCTGTCGTGTTATTGGTTTTGCGGGTTCTGATGATAAAGTTGATTGGTTGGTTAAAGACTTAGGATTCGATAGCGCTTTCAATTATAAGACGGCAGACATCCGTAAAGTGCTGAAAGAAGCGGCGCCGAACGGTATCGATTGCTACTTTGATAATGTTGGAGGTGAAATTAGTAGTATTATTATGAGTCAAATGAATCATTTCGGTCGAGTATCGGTATGTGGAAGTATAAGTTCATACAACGATGATCCTACAAATTTGCCAACTGCTCCAATTGTTCAAATGGATATTGTTATGAAGCAATTAAAAATTGAAGGTTTTCTAGTACCCCGCTGGTTGGGTCGTTGGCCTGAGGCGTTTTCTGAGCTCGTGAAATGGATTAAATCTGGAGAAATAAAGACCAAGGAACATATTACAGAAGGTTTTGACAAAATTTTCGACGCATTCATTGGAATGTTGGCCGGAGAAAATACCGGTAGAGCAGTTGTGAAAATTTAG